In one Myxocyprinus asiaticus isolate MX2 ecotype Aquarium Trade chromosome 1, UBuf_Myxa_2, whole genome shotgun sequence genomic region, the following are encoded:
- the LOC127449067 gene encoding SLAM family member 5-like isoform X2, translated as MTLQSVVLLFIVYIHQVCARDENITGYIGQSVILKSGVDQSWNLTRVQWSIYENTTFIASLNNGKINTDRFWRHKGRLELNPKTGDLTINDLRLDDNMIYSVALVNSNEAREDAEVNLTVQERLMKPDIQKAFNFTKDGQCYIVLKCIPSGENVILSWTPVGVFNGSYISGSPKSKDSILLISFSGNRSVTFNCTASSGQHNESNQITVGCTEENQKPEVCSLCSSCTSMVLLAIVITAVVFGLLYASKDMIKAA; from the exons ATGACTCTACAGAGTGTAGTGCTACTCTTTATTGTATATATTCATCAAG TGTGTGCAAGAGACGAAAATATAACTGGTTACATTGGCCAATCAGTCATCTTGAAATCCGGAGTAGACCAATCATGGAACCTCACTAGAGTTCAATGGTCCATTTATGAGAACACAACATTTATAGCAAGTCTTAATAATGGCAAAATTAATACAGACAGGTTTTGGAGACACAAGGGTCGACTTGAGCTCAACCCCAAAACAGGGgatttaacaattaatgatttgaGGTTAGACGACAACATGATTTATAGTGTGGCCCTGGTAAACTCAAATGAAGCTCGGGAAGACGCTGAAGTTAATCTGACAGTCCAAG AACGACTCATGAAGCCGGATATCCAGAAAGCATTTAATTTCACCAAAGATGGGCAGTGTTACATTGTACTTAAATGCATTCCGTCTGGTGAAAACGTCATTCTGTCATGGACTCCTGTGGGTGTGTTCAATGGATCCTATATTTCAGGAAGCCCAAAGTCTAAAGACTCTATTCTTTTGATATCATTTAGCGGAAACAGAAGCGTAACCTTCAACTGCACAGCCTCCAGTGGTCAACATAACGAGTCAAATCAAATAACAGTGGGATGTACAG aggAGAACCAGAAGCCTGAAGTCTGCAGTTTGTGCAGTTCGTGTACTTCCATGGTTTTGTTGGCTATTGTAATTACAGCTGTGGTTTTTGGTTTACTATATGCCTCTAAAG ACATGATTAAAGCTGCCTGA
- the LOC127448894 gene encoding vang-like protein 2, translating into MDNESQYSGYSYKSSHSRSSRKHRDRRDRHRSKSRDSNSRGDKSVTIQAPGEPLLDAESTRGDDRDDNWGETTTVVTGTSEHSISNEDLTRASKELEDSSPLECRRFAGPILSGILGLFALLTPIAFLLLPQLLWRDSLEPCGTPCEGLYVSLAFKLLVLLISSWALFLRPSRATLPRFFVFRCLLMALVFLFVASYWLFYGVRVLEPRERDYRGIVGYAVSLVDALLFIQYLALVLLEVRHLRPAFCLKVVRTTDGTSRFYNVGHLSIQRAAVWVLDHYYTDFPVFNPALLNLPKSILSKKMSGFKVYSLGEENSTNNSTGQSRAMIAATARRRDSSYNEYYYEEAEMDRRIRKRKARLVVAVEEAFTHIKRLQDDEVATSPKHPREVMDPREAAQAIFAPMARAMQKYLRTTRQQPYHSMESIIAHLQFCITHNMTPKAFLERYLTPGPTMQYQRENGRGRQWTLVSEEPVTSALHQGLVFSLRRLDFALVVTVTPLPFLNLGEEFIDPKSHKFVMRLQSETSV; encoded by the exons GGACAGGAGAGACAGACATCGCTCTAAAAGCAGAGACAGCAATAGCAGAGGAGACAAGTCCGTGACCATCCAGGCACCTGGAGAACCCCTGCTAGATGCGGAGTCCACTCGCGGAGATGACAGG GATGATAACTGGGGCGAGACCACCACCGTCGTCACCGGTACTTCTGAGCACAGCATCTCAAATGAGGACCTCACCCGGGCTTCTAAAGAACTCGAGGATTCCTCGCCCTTGGAGTGCCGTCGTTTTGCTGGGCCCATCCTGAGTGGCATTTTGGGTCTCTTTGCCCTTCTGACGCCCATCGCCTTCCTCCTGCTGCCTCAGCTGTTGTGGCGCGATTCGCTAGAGCCCTGCGGGACCCCGTGTGAGGGCCTTTATGTCTCCCTCGCCTTCAAACTCCTCGTCCTCCTGATCTCCTCCTGGGCTCTGTTCCTCCGCCCCTCTCGTGCCACGCTCCCGCGCTTCTTTGTGTTCCGCTGCCTCCTGATGGCGCTGGTGTTTCTTTTTGTGGCGTCCTATTGGCTTTTCTACGGTGTGAGGGTGCTGGAGCCAAGAGAGCGGGATTACAGGGGCATTGTGGGATATGCGGTGTCGCTGGTGGACGCGCTGTTGTTTATTCAGTATTTGGCACTAGTGCTCCTGGAAGTGAGGCACCTCAGGCCGGCCTTTTGCCTCAAAGTGGTGCGCACCACGGATGGCACAAGCCGCTTCTACAATGTGGGCCACCTTAG TATCCAGCGGGCAGCAGTGtgggtcctcgatcactactacACTGATTTCCCCGTTTTCAACCCTGCTTTACTCAACCTACCCAAGTCTATCCTCTCTAAAAAGATGTCTGGATTCAAGGTTTACTCACTAGGAGAAg AGAACAGCACCAATAACTCGACTGGTCAGTCTCGTGCAATGATCGCTGCCACTGCACGCAGAAGAGACAGCTCTTATAATGAGTACTACTATGAAGAGGCAGAGATGGACCGCAGAATTCGAAAGCGCAAGGCCAG ACTGGTGGTGGCAGTAGAGGAGGCATTCACTCATATCAAAAGGCTTCAAGATGATGAGGTGGCAACATCACCCAAGCACCCTCGTGAGGTGATGGACCCTCGGGAGGCGGCACAAGCCATTTTTGCCCCCATGGCACGAGCAATGCAGAAATACCTGCGTACGACACGACAGCAGCCTTACCACAGTATGGAGAGCATCATCGCTCATCTGCAGTTCTGCATTACTCACAACATGACACCCAAG GCTTTTCTCGAGCGGTACCTCACCCCGGGCCCTACTATGCAGTACCAGCGAGAGAATGGTAGAGGGCGCCAGTGGACTCTGGTGAGCGAGGAGCCCGTGACGTCAGCACTGCATCAGGGACTGGTTTTCTCCCTCCGTCGTCTTGATTTCGCTCTGGTCGTCACAGTGACGCCCCTTCCTTTCCTCAACCTGGGGGAGGAGTTTATCGATCCCAAGAGCCACAAGTTCGTGATGCGGCTTCAGTCGGAAACCTCtgtttga
- the LOC127449067 gene encoding SLAM family member 5-like isoform X1: MTLQSVVLLFIVYIHQVCARDENITGYIGQSVILKSGVDQSWNLTRVQWSIYENTTFIASLNNGKINTDRFWRHKGRLELNPKTGDLTINDLRLDDNMIYSVALVNSNEAREDAEVNLTVQERLMKPDIQKAFNFTKDGQCYIVLKCIPSGENVILSWTPVGVFNGSYISGSPKSKDSILLISFSGNRSVTFNCTASSGQHNESNQITVGCTEENQKPEVCSLCSSCTSMVLLAIVITAVVFGLLYASKGKKNLLYIANWA; the protein is encoded by the exons ATGACTCTACAGAGTGTAGTGCTACTCTTTATTGTATATATTCATCAAG TGTGTGCAAGAGACGAAAATATAACTGGTTACATTGGCCAATCAGTCATCTTGAAATCCGGAGTAGACCAATCATGGAACCTCACTAGAGTTCAATGGTCCATTTATGAGAACACAACATTTATAGCAAGTCTTAATAATGGCAAAATTAATACAGACAGGTTTTGGAGACACAAGGGTCGACTTGAGCTCAACCCCAAAACAGGGgatttaacaattaatgatttgaGGTTAGACGACAACATGATTTATAGTGTGGCCCTGGTAAACTCAAATGAAGCTCGGGAAGACGCTGAAGTTAATCTGACAGTCCAAG AACGACTCATGAAGCCGGATATCCAGAAAGCATTTAATTTCACCAAAGATGGGCAGTGTTACATTGTACTTAAATGCATTCCGTCTGGTGAAAACGTCATTCTGTCATGGACTCCTGTGGGTGTGTTCAATGGATCCTATATTTCAGGAAGCCCAAAGTCTAAAGACTCTATTCTTTTGATATCATTTAGCGGAAACAGAAGCGTAACCTTCAACTGCACAGCCTCCAGTGGTCAACATAACGAGTCAAATCAAATAACAGTGGGATGTACAG aggAGAACCAGAAGCCTGAAGTCTGCAGTTTGTGCAGTTCGTGTACTTCCATGGTTTTGTTGGCTATTGTAATTACAGCTGTGGTTTTTGGTTTACTATATGCCTCTAAAGGTAAGAAAAATCTCCTTTACATTGCAAACTGGGCTTGA